One genomic segment of Paenibacillus xylanexedens includes these proteins:
- a CDS encoding YVTN family beta-propeller repeat-containing protein produces the protein MAILSTGPIENNISGVTGTRPTQFITVKIDNRNLTDVYSVLLSGYFLDGVRTLYVEELFNVLPNQVVTKDFVANFDAFEFIFSTADTAAPEAQISVWGKDAEGELVTAHRLVSQELLGESLGITGVTGATGNTGATGATGATGVTGVTGVTGATGATGVTGSTGITGSTGATGVTGSTGVTGATGLTGATGITGATGATGVTGSTGVTGATGLTGATGITGATGATGVTGSTGVTGATGLTGATGITGATGATGVTGSTGATGSTGVTGATGVTIPTSVNLIYVANSGSNNVSVINGNTNAIVTTIPVGSEPQFIAVNSNTNLIYVTNFGDDTVSVIDGNTNTIVTTIPVGVQPEGIAVNLNTNLIYVNNFSDNTVSVINGNTNTVVATIPVGTEPFGVAVNPITNFIYVTNVGDGTVSVIDGDTNIVVDTVNVGAQPLGVAVNLTDNRIYVVNNGDNTVSVISGFSDNIIATIPVGTGPFGVGVNSNTNLVYVSNNNDNTVSVIDGSGNTVVTTIPVGSAPSGIGVNPLTNGVYVANNTGGNISVIDGNSNTVSDTITVNSGPLGIGINP, from the coding sequence ATGGCCATATTATCAACTGGGCCTATTGAAAATAATATTTCAGGTGTAACAGGCACCCGCCCCACTCAATTTATTACTGTTAAGATTGATAACCGGAATTTGACTGATGTGTATAGTGTACTTCTGTCAGGGTACTTCTTAGATGGAGTTCGGACGTTATATGTTGAAGAGTTATTTAATGTATTGCCTAATCAGGTCGTAACCAAAGACTTTGTGGCTAATTTTGATGCGTTCGAGTTTATATTTTCTACTGCAGACACAGCTGCTCCAGAAGCACAAATTTCGGTGTGGGGCAAAGATGCCGAAGGTGAGTTGGTGACGGCTCATCGGTTGGTGTCGCAGGAGTTGCTGGGTGAATCTCTGGGTATAACAGGTGTTACGGGAGCCACAGGAAATACGGGTGCAACAGGAGCCACGGGAGCTACCGGAGTTACCGGAGTTACCGGAGTTACCGGAGCTACAGGAGCAACAGGTGTTACTGGAAGTACCGGCATTACCGGATCAACAGGAGCCACGGGCGTTACTGGAAGTACCGGGGTAACCGGGGCGACAGGACTGACAGGAGCTACCGGGATTACCGGAGCGACAGGAGCCACGGGCGTTACTGGAAGTACCGGAGTAACCGGAGCGACAGGACTGACAGGAGCTACCGGCATTACCGGAGCAACAGGAGCCACGGGCGTTACTGGAAGTACCGGGGTAACCGGGGCGACAGGACTGACAGGAGCTACCGGGATTACTGGAGCAACAGGAGCAACGGGTGTTACTGGAAGTACCGGTGCCACAGGAAGCACTGGAGTTACTGGAGCAACTGGTGTAACCATACCTACTTCCGTGAATCTAATTTACGTAGCTAATTCTGGAAGTAATAATGTCAGTGTGATTAACGGAAATACCAATGCCATTGTGACCACGATCCCCGTAGGCAGCGAGCCTCAGTTTATAGCAGTGAATTCAAACACCAACCTCATTTATGTGACTAATTTTGGGGACGATACGGTTTCGGTCATTGACGGAAATACCAACACTATTGTCACAACTATTCCGGTAGGTGTTCAGCCAGAGGGGATAGCTGTGAATCTAAACACGAACCTGATTTATGTTAATAATTTTAGCGACAATACAGTTTCCGTCATTAACGGAAATACGAATACGGTTGTTGCAACCATTCCAGTGGGCACTGAACCATTCGGTGTGGCGGTTAATCCAATCACAAACTTCATCTATGTTACTAATGTAGGGGACGGCACAGTTTCTGTCATTGATGGAGATACCAATATCGTTGTAGATACTGTTAATGTAGGCGCACAGCCATTGGGAGTAGCAGTGAATTTAACAGATAACAGGATTTATGTGGTAAATAACGGTGATAACACCGTCTCGGTTATTAGTGGATTTTCCGATAACATTATAGCTACTATTCCGGTGGGAACAGGGCCATTTGGAGTGGGGGTAAATTCAAACACTAACCTTGTCTATGTGTCAAACAACAACGATAATACTGTTTCTGTCATTGACGGAAGTGGCAATACTGTTGTTACTACCATCCCGGTGGGATCTGCACCATCCGGTATCGGCGTGAACCCTTTAACCAATGGAGTTTACGTTGCGAACAATACGGGTGGCAATATCTCTGTAATTGATGGAAATAGCAATACCGTTTCAGACACAATTACCGTAAACTCCGGACCATTGGGTATAGGGATAAATCCGTAA
- a CDS encoding collagen-like protein, translating to MAILSTGPIENNISGITGIRPTQSVTVKIDNRNATDVFTVLLLGYYLNGVRTLYVEELLNVSPNQVITKDYDGNFDAFEFVFSTSDTAAPEAQISVWGKDAADELVAAHRLVSQELLGETPSTTGVTGATGVTGATGVTGVTGVTGGTGVTGVTGATGITGVTGGTGATGVTGATGISGVTGSTGATGVTGVTGVTGVTGGTGATGITGATGVTGVTGSTGATGITGATGVTGVTGSTGATGVTGATGITGATGSTGATGVTGATGVTGATGSTGATGITGATGVTGATGSTGATGVTGATGVTGVTGSTGVTGVTGATGITGVTGATGVTGTTGVTGSTGATGTAGQGLSSYAYIFNTSAQTVATETDITFDSNQNLNNITHTPNTAAIIIGNAGDYAVFFIVAGVQANQFTLYQNGAPVGGSVYGSGAGTQPNPGMVIITAAPGDVLTLRNHSSASAVDLQTLAGGTQINANASILIQQLSS from the coding sequence ATGGCTATTCTATCAACTGGGCCCATTGAGAATAATATTTCAGGGATAACAGGGATCCGACCGACTCAATCCGTTACGGTCAAAATCGATAACCGGAATGCGACAGATGTGTTCACAGTACTTCTTTTGGGCTATTACCTTAATGGAGTCAGAACATTATATGTGGAAGAACTGCTCAATGTATCACCTAATCAGGTCATAACCAAAGATTATGATGGGAATTTTGATGCTTTTGAGTTTGTATTTTCAACCTCAGACACGGCTGCTCCAGAAGCACAAATATCCGTATGGGGCAAAGATGCCGCAGACGAATTAGTCGCGGCTCACCGATTGGTATCCCAAGAGTTATTGGGAGAAACGCCGAGCACAACAGGCGTCACAGGAGCCACAGGAGTCACTGGAGCAACAGGCGTCACGGGAGTTACAGGTGTGACAGGGGGCACCGGAGTTACTGGAGTGACAGGAGCGACGGGCATTACGGGAGTAACAGGGGGCACCGGGGCTACTGGAGTGACAGGTGCCACGGGCATTTCTGGAGTAACGGGAAGCACCGGGGCTACTGGCGTAACAGGTGTCACCGGGGTTACAGGAGTAACGGGAGGTACCGGAGCTACCGGGATAACAGGAGCCACGGGCGTTACGGGAGTAACGGGAAGCACCGGGGCCACCGGAATAACAGGAGCCACGGGCGTTACGGGAGTAACGGGAAGCACCGGGGCCACCGGAGTGACAGGAGCGACGGGCATTACGGGAGCAACGGGAAGCACCGGAGCTACTGGCGTAACAGGAGCCACGGGCGTTACGGGAGCAACGGGAAGCACCGGAGCTACTGGCATAACAGGAGCCACGGGCGTTACGGGAGCAACGGGAAGCACCGGAGCTACTGGCGTGACAGGAGCCACTGGCGTTACGGGAGTAACAGGAAGCACTGGAGTTACCGGAGTGACAGGAGCCACGGGCATTACGGGAGTAACAGGAGCAACGGGGGTTACGGGAACTACGGGTGTGACAGGGTCCACTGGAGCAACCGGTACAGCAGGGCAAGGGTTGTCCTCGTACGCCTATATTTTTAATACTTCAGCCCAGACTGTAGCTACCGAAACAGACATAACCTTTGATAGCAACCAAAATCTCAATAATATTACTCACACGCCCAATACCGCTGCGATTATTATTGGTAATGCTGGGGACTATGCGGTGTTCTTTATCGTTGCAGGTGTGCAGGCAAACCAATTCACCCTTTATCAAAACGGAGCCCCTGTAGGTGGCAGTGTATATGGTTCAGGAGCTGGCACTCAACCGAATCCAGGCATGGTCATTATTACCGCTGCTCCCGGTGATGTGCTGACATTACGGAATCATTCCAGTGCATCAGCAGTTGATCTGCAAACTCTGGCAGGCGGAACACAGATCAATGCCAATGCCTCTATTCTTATTCAACAATTGAGCAGCTAA
- a CDS encoding sigma-54 interaction domain-containing protein, which produces MKHLLPELMSLLRTDMDVLDTDLPTLTIPSSTSLVDAFCLFDTSSYLFIQDDGPLLGYIAVSDVLHAMMHAHRLIEAYFETTLETAGSALTLINEDAKVAYWTTGAEHVFSISKKDIIGQPAADFFPPDRLQSLKTLYTGETVYRKQHQPRPDLFALINARPVQLDGHIVGAVAAEVDITTEIRLHQELLHMTSKVQHLEKAVARLRPELDPFARIKGSSPVIKQCMETIRKISTTSATVLILGESGTGKELFAKAIHDLRELQTAPFIAINCGAIPASLFESELFGYEKGAFSGADPKGKKGKIELAEGGTLFLDEIGEMPLELQVKLLRVLQEKSYFPVGGTRMKQANCRIIAATNQNLMSMIARNQFREDLYYRLNVINLVIPPLRMRKEDIYELTQTFLQEFSLLYNRHIELVPPEVFKLLFQYDWPGNVRELRNVIERLTILTTDGEVKQEYLPDTLTSLTMQEQSEIQLTSGIHSHANNEYQQRQDSAGAEQEPRTVANVDESDPSDDSELVSGVTYQQKLDTYEAQLLIQYLKASSGNKRTLAKQLGISRATLYNRMKRLGL; this is translated from the coding sequence ATGAAACATTTACTTCCAGAATTAATGTCTTTATTGCGTACGGATATGGATGTTCTGGATACAGACCTCCCCACACTTACCATTCCGTCATCAACATCGTTGGTAGATGCCTTCTGCTTATTCGACACATCTTCTTATTTATTCATTCAGGATGATGGACCCCTATTGGGATATATCGCCGTATCCGATGTTTTGCATGCCATGATGCATGCGCATCGCTTAATAGAAGCTTATTTTGAGACCACACTGGAGACAGCGGGTTCAGCTCTGACATTAATTAATGAAGACGCCAAGGTGGCCTACTGGACAACTGGCGCGGAGCATGTTTTTTCGATCAGCAAAAAAGACATCATCGGACAACCTGCGGCGGACTTTTTCCCTCCAGATCGGCTACAGTCTCTCAAAACGTTGTATACCGGTGAAACGGTCTACCGCAAACAGCATCAGCCACGGCCCGACCTCTTCGCCCTGATTAATGCTCGTCCTGTCCAACTGGATGGACATATTGTGGGTGCAGTTGCTGCCGAAGTGGATATAACAACCGAAATCCGATTACATCAGGAACTATTACATATGACCTCCAAAGTCCAGCACCTGGAGAAAGCCGTTGCTCGGCTACGTCCCGAATTAGATCCATTTGCCAGAATCAAGGGCAGCAGCCCGGTCATCAAGCAGTGCATGGAGACCATTCGCAAGATCAGTACCACCTCAGCAACCGTACTTATTCTTGGGGAGAGCGGCACAGGCAAGGAGTTATTCGCCAAAGCCATTCATGATCTACGTGAATTGCAGACTGCACCGTTCATCGCTATTAACTGTGGGGCAATCCCTGCTTCCTTGTTTGAAAGTGAGTTATTCGGCTACGAAAAAGGTGCCTTCTCCGGAGCAGATCCCAAAGGCAAAAAGGGCAAGATTGAGCTTGCCGAAGGGGGTACTCTTTTTCTGGATGAAATCGGTGAGATGCCATTGGAATTACAAGTGAAACTGCTTCGGGTGTTGCAGGAGAAGAGTTACTTTCCTGTGGGGGGAACGCGTATGAAACAGGCCAACTGCCGGATTATCGCAGCAACCAACCAAAATCTAATGAGTATGATTGCCCGTAATCAATTCCGAGAAGATCTCTACTATCGGCTGAATGTCATTAACCTTGTCATCCCTCCTCTGCGTATGCGCAAGGAAGATATATATGAATTAACCCAGACGTTCCTTCAAGAATTCTCATTGCTCTATAACCGTCATATTGAGTTGGTTCCACCTGAAGTGTTCAAGTTGCTGTTCCAATATGATTGGCCAGGCAATGTGCGTGAATTACGAAATGTGATCGAACGCCTGACCATTCTGACGACAGATGGTGAGGTGAAGCAGGAATATCTGCCCGATACCCTCACTTCCCTCACCATGCAAGAACAGTCCGAAATTCAACTGACATCCGGAATCCATTCACATGCCAACAACGAATATCAGCAACGTCAGGATTCGGCGGGAGCAGAACAAGAACCTCGAACAGTTGCAAATGTGGACGAATCAGATCCCTCGGATGATTCCGAACTTGTCTCCGGTGTTACCTACCAGCAAAAATTGGACACCTATGAAGCGCAACTTCTAATTCAATATCTGAAAGCATCAAGTGGTAACAAACGAACCCTCGCCAAGCAGCTTGGCATCTCCAGGGCAACGCTCTATAATCGCATGAAGAGGCTTGGTCTATGA